In Pseudomonas sp. ADAK2, the genomic window TTTATAGGGTGAGTCGATGTGCTGCGCGTACTTGAAAAACAGGTAGGCGCTGAACGGGATTTCATCGCGAATCGCCCCGCCCAGCAGGTCCACCAACGGCACGTTCAGCGAGTGTGCCTGCAGGTCGAGAAATGCCACTTCGAACGCCGAATAGGCGTTGCTCACCGCCTTGCTCGCATGAGAACCGGGCGCCAGTTCGGCACCGGCCACGCTAGTGGTTTTATTGGCCGCCACAGTCGCCTGGACGATGGTGCGAAGCTGATTGAGGTTGAACGGGTCGAGGCCGATCAATTGGTCTTTGAGTTGCATCTGAATCGCCAGTGCCGGGGCATCGCCGTAGCTCTCACCGAGGCCGATGTAGCCGTTGTCGCTCTCGATTTCGATGATCGAGCGCAGCGCAAAGGGTTCGTGAATGCCGCTGGCGTTGAGCAAGGGCGGATCGCGGAAGGCGATGGGGGTCACGGTTACGCGTTTGATTTTCAAAGGTCAGGCTCCGATTGATCTATCCAGGTCTTAACGTGTAGCGGCGTGGCTCGGCACCACAGCTTTGGTCGCGGTTTGCGTGCTTGATTTCGGGGTGGTACGGGCAAAGAAGATCACCACGGCGGCTACTAGCGACGTCGCCGCCAGGCCATACAGGCCGCCTTCGATCGAACCGGTGGATTGCTCGAGGAAACCGAACGCGGTGGGCGCGACGAAGCCGCCGAGATTGCCGATGGAATTGATCAGCGCAATCACCGCTGCAGCGATGCGCGCATCCAGATAACTTTGCGGAATCGGCCAGAACAGCGCCGACGCAGCCTTGAAGCCAATGGCAGCAAAACAGATCGCGACAAAGGCGAAGATCGGGCCGCCGGTGGTGGACATGAACATGCCGAACGCGGCGATCACCAAAGTCAATGCGACCCAGGCCTGCTGGAATTTCCATTTGCTGGCCATCGCGGCAAAACCGTACATCGCGACGATGGAAATGATCCACGGCACCGAGTTGAACAGGCCGACCTGGAAGTCACCGAGGCTGCCCATCTTCTTGATCATGCTCGGCAGCCAGAACGTGGCGCCGTAAATGGTCAGGGCGATGGAGAAGTAGATAAAGCAGAACAACGCGATCTGCCGGTCCGCCAGCAACTTGAACATCGACGGCTTGACGCCCTTCACCGCTTCACGGGCCTGCTGCTCCTCGGCAATGGCGGTGATCAGGGCACCGCGCTCCTCGTCGCTCAGCCATTTCGCCTCGCGCGGATGGGATTGCAGCCAGAACCAGACAAAACCGCACAACACGATGGAAGCGAAGCCCTCGATCAGGAACATCCACTGCCAGCCATGCAGGTTCAAGCCGTTGACGTTCAGCAGCGCACCCGACACCGGGCCGGAAATCACCGAGGCAATCGCCGATCCGCTGAGGAATACCGCCATGGTCTTGCCGCGTTCAGACGCCGGCAGCCATTGGGTGAAGTAATAAATGATGCCGGGGAAAAACCCGGCTTCCGCCGCGCCGAGGATAAAGCGCAGCACATAGAAACTGGTTTCGCCTTTGACGAAGGCCATCGCCATCGCGGCGGCGCCCCAGGTGAACATGATGCGGGTCAGCCAGACGCGCGCGCCGTAACGTTGCAGCAGCATGTTGGACGGCACTTCAAACAACGCATAACCGACGAAAAACAAACCGGCGCCCAGCCCGTAAGCGGCCGCGCCAATGCCGAGGTCGGTTTCCAGGTGGCTGCGCACAAAACCGATGTTGACCCGGTCGATGTAGTTGACGATGAACATGACCACGAACAGCGGCAGCACATGGCGTTTCACTTTGGCGGCGGCACGGGCGAGCACCGTGGGCTCCGGCGAACTCTGGAGGGTTTTCAAGGGCGACTCCCGATCTTGTTTTTTTGGGGACGAGCCGATCATGGACGCGGCAATTGATCCCGTCTAATCTAACTTGGCATTCGATTGATACCTGGATTAGATCAATGTTCGAACTCACCCAGCTGCGCTGCTTTACCACGGTCGCCACCGAGCTCAACTTCCGTCGAGCGGCCGAACGCCTGAACATGACGCAACCTCCACTCAGTCGCCAGATTCAGCTGCTGGAGCACCACTTGGGCGTCGAGCTGTTCACCCGCACTACCCGCAGCGTCGCGCTGACCGCGGCCGGTCGCGCCTTCTTCATCGAAGCGCAGAACCTGCTGGAGCGCGCCCAGCAAGCGGCCGTCACCGCCCGGCGTTTTGCCGAAGGCGACATCGGCTCGGTCAATATCAGCTTCGTTGGCAGTGCGGTATATGAGTTCCTGCCCAAGGTCATCGCCGAAGCACGGCTCAAACAGCCTCACGTGAAAATCGATCTGTCGGAAATGAACACCTACCAGCAGCACGAAGCCCTGCGCGCGCGGCGCATCGACCTGGGCATCGTCCGTGCGCCGTTGCTGGAACCGGGCTACGCCACCGAATGCCTGGTGCGCGAACCGTTCGTCCTCGCCGTACCGAGCAATCATCGATTGGCCAGCGCCGACACCGTGTCCGTGCAGGACCTCGATGCCCAACCTTTTCTAATGTACTCCCACGCCGCCTACCCGCCGTTCAACGAACTGCTGACCGGCATGCTGCGCTCGGCCCGCGTCGCTCCGGAGTACGTGCAATGGCTCGGCTCATCCCTGACCATCCTGGCCCTGGTCAACGCCGGCATGGGCCTGGCCCTGGTGCCGCGCTGCGCGACCAGTGTGGTGTTCAAGAACGTGGTATTTCGCGATATCGACTTGGGCGAAGGGGTGCAAAGCGAATTGCATCTGATCTGGCGCGAGAACAATGACAACCCCGCGTTTGCGATGTTGCTGGAGGGGATCCGGCGGGCGGTCAGGGAAGGCTGGGGGGTATGAAAAAGCCCAACCTTTTCGGATTGGGCCAGCCATTGAAAAACGGGGGCGGGACGGAGAGTCGAAAAGGTTAACATTCACCAGTGCCAGTCATTTTTTCGATGCAAGGACAGCGATCAAACAACATGGAAAGTAAGTGATGTCGATCTATTCAGGTTTTAAATCCGTATCCATACACATTATAAAAGTGATGGGCCAAATCCTGCTGGAGATCATGAGAGCCCTGCTCAAACTGATCCTTTTCGTGGCAGCCGTATGGGTGCTTATTGTTTTGTGTATTTGGATAACCGCTGATTCTACCAATCCCGGAATGAGCCCATTGCTAACCGAACTGGTTACCACGGTGAATGAACATCGAATAACCTATTACCACAATCAGGACTGGTGTAAGAGTATTGAATCCGAAACTGGAAATTATGCAGACAAACCCAGCTCTACCTGTGGCAGCGATGATGAGAACAAACCTTTCGATGCACACGGAACGCAGCTGTTCACGCTGGTCAGCGACGCAGCTAAAAAGGCGCAGATAACGCCTATCAGAATTGACATTCAATCAGAGCATGGCCGCGTAACGTTCGCGCGGATCAACCTTTCCTGCTTCTTGTGCTACGCGTCTTATATCTATTCGCCGCAAAAACCCTACGTCACTCAAGAGAGGAAACCCACAGACGTCAGGGATATGACTGGGGATTGGTATTACGAAAACACAGGTATTTGAACGTGACCGCGGCCTTGGCATCGAGGCGCCAGAACGAAAAAGCCCGGCGGATAGGCCAGGCTTTAACGTTTCGGAAACACGCTCAATGGAGCTGGCGTTGTCTCTGTAACTCGCTCTTCAACCACGTGCTCGTCGGCTGGACGCCCGCGGGACACCTCACTTCATAGGCTTTGCCATTCATGCTGCTTTTGGTAGCGGCCAGATCAATGAAGTCTTCGGCGCTGCTCACCATGTTTTTGCCTTCGAGATAATTCAGCTTCTTTTCGAGATGCGCCCGAGCCTGGGGTCCCGGGTATTCGGTGCCGCTGCGCACAAACTTGCACTCACTGCGCTCCACAAAATCCAGCAAACCCTTTATCTCTTGATTAGCCTGCGGCGTGGTTTGGGCCTGCGCACTGCCCGCCACTGCCAATAGGCCGATAGAGACTGTGATTAGCCATTGGCGAACAATGGTTAGGGTGGTCGCGGTTTTGACAATTCGCATGGTACTTCCTTGTTCTGAAAGTGGGCGACTTTAGCACCAGGACGTCAGAAACGAAAAAGGGGATCAAGCCGCCAGGCTTGATCCCCTTGTGAAATAGGGTCGGGACGGAGTGATTCGAACACTCGACCCCTAGCCCCCCATCTTCTTTTTCATACTTATTGAAAGCTTCGAAAATTCCACTCTGGATTTTTCAAAGCGAGTATTCACCTGAGCTCCAGTGTTGTGTGAGTTAGCAGCGGATTTAGCACCGACGAGGACCTTGCAATAGATTCCGAGCTGACCGCGTGACGTACAGCCGGTTCCGCTGAGCGGCATGAACGCACACTGGATGACGCGCATCGTCATCCAGTGTGCTCTGGCGATACGGGTCACACCGCTGCTTTTTTCCAGGTCTCCAGGCGAAAAAAACCCGCCGAAGCGAGTTTTGCATCTATGTCCAGGTCAGTTTGGCGAGGCGCCACTCAAATTTTCAATCAATGACGGGGTGACCACTGCGCGATATCCATCAGCATTTGGGTGCAATCCATCCGCAACATACTGATTAAACAGGTCGGGACTTGATTTCAAGACCGCCTCCCACCTTGGATAATTGTCGATTAGACGAAGTCCCCTGGCCTGTGCGACATCCCGGTACATCTGGAAGTAATCCCTTAACTTCGGTCTCTCCACTCCAGAGCCTCCAATCACTGGATTCGTCACCATTAAAATGATCTCCGTCGATGACTTGGCAGCCTTGATCCGGTCAATCATTAACTCGAGGTTTTTCCGCGCTTGTTCGACGGTGGTTTTGTGGGGAAGGAAAGCGTCGTTGATCGCGAATTCGATAAACACCGTATCCGGGCTTTTGGAGATAACTCGACTTTCGAGATTTTCAACACCCCATCCCGACCACATCGAACCCTTCCCACTATTTATAACCGTGGCACGTCCTGGGTAACGCTGATTCAGATCATCCCCAAGCTGCTGCACCCAGGCGCCAGAGGCCGTCAAGCTCGTACCATAAGCTACGACGGTCTGCGCCTTGCCAGCGTCAAGGTTTGAATAGAGCTCGCTTTCCTGACCAGCAAAGCTGGCCGCGCTTAACGAAAATAACATTCCAGCAAACAGAGCCTTGGCCCACAAACGATTCATTCAACTGTCCCGATCTTTTCACAGGCGGCAAGGATGAACCTGTGAGCTTGAGGCGTCCAACAGATTTAGGCGGGTGGCATTGGTTCTCACCCCGCAAGCTGTAGGCGAGGATGTCTCGGTCATTGCCAGGAAAGATGGGCAGAAAATGGCAAGACTTGCGAACGAAGGCATGGCCAAGAACCACCAGGCGTGAAAATAGAGAAGTCACGCAAAAATCACGCACATGAAAAAGGCCAATGCTGTAAACATTGGCCTAAGACATTGAAAAATATGGTCGGGACGGAGTGATTCGAACACTCGACCCCTAGCACCCCATGCTAGTGCGCTACCGGACTGCGCTACGCCCCGACTAGGCGTTATACCTGTTCCTCACCTCGAGGAACGCTCAAGAATATATCGCAAGCTTTTGAAAACTGGAAGTATTCAAACGCAGGAATTTATTTCTTGAGCACAACCAGCACATCTTCCAATTCAGCAATCATCTGCCGAATCATCTGCTTGTATTGGGTGGTGTCGTCTTTGGCTTCATCGCCGGACAAACGCAGGCGCGCGCCGCCGATGGTGAACCCCTGATCGTAAAGAAGCGCGCGGATCTGCCGGATCATCAGCACGTCTTGTCGCTGATAATACCGGCGGTTACCGCGGCGCTTGACGGGGTTGAGTTGAGGAAACTCCTGCTCCCAGTAGCGCAGCACGTGCGGTTTTACCGCACACAGCTCGCTGACTTCACCAATGGTGAAGTAGCGTTTGCCTGGGATGACGGGTAGCTCGTCGTTATGACTTGGTTCCAGCATAAGCCTCAACTCGGGCCTTCAACTTCTGCCCTGGACGAAAGGTGACCACACGGCGAGCCGTGATCGGGATTTCTTCACCCGTTTTCGGATTGCGGCCAGGCCGCTGGCGTTTGTCCCGAAGGTCGAAATTGCCGAAACCGGACAATTTGACTTGTTCGTTGTCTTCAAGAGCGTGCCTGATTTCTTCAAAAAACAGTTCGACCAATTCCTTGGCCTCCCGTTTATTCAGGCCCAGCTCTTCATACAGACGTTCCGCCATCTCAGCTTTCGTCAGAGCCCCCATACGTCACTTCCTTAACGTGGCGTTCAACCTTTGTTCGAGCGAGGTGAGGATATTTTGCGTCGTGTTATTCACCTCATCGTCATTAAGAGTGCGCGATGGATGCTGCCAGGTCAAGCCAACTGCAAGGCTTTTTCTATCAGGATCAATGCCTTTACCCTGATACACGTCAAATAGCCTGAGGTCCGTCAGCCATTCCCCTGCATTTTCACGGATTACGTCCAGTACGGCGCTGGCGGCGACGTCTTTTTCGGCGATCAATGCAAGGTCACGACGCACTTCAGGAAAGCGCGACAACTCCTGGAATTTAGGCATTTTACCCAACGCCACTTCAGCCAGAACCAGCTCGAAAACGAAGACCGGACGGTCGAGACCGAGGGTTTTCGACAATTCAGGGTGGATCGCACCGACGTAACCGACCAGACGACCCTCACGCTCGATGCGCGCGGTCTGACCTGGATGCAGCGCCGGGTGTTTGCCCGGTACGAAAGTGAATGAATCCAGCGCACCGGCAAAGCCCAGCACCGCTTCCACGTCAGCCTTGACGTCGAAGAAGTCCACGACATCGCGACCCTGCGCCCAGCCTTCCGGCAGACGACTACCGCAAACCACACCGGCCAGCATCGGCTCTTGCTTCAAGCCTTCCAACTGACCAACGAAACGCAGGCCGCTTTCGAACAGACGGACGCGGTCCTGTTGACGGTTCAGGTTGTGCTGAAGCGCCTTGACCAGGCCTGGCCACAACGATGAACGCATGGCAGCCATGTCATTCGAAATCGGGTTGGCCAGCAACAGCGGTTCAACACCCGGATTAAACAGTTCGAACTGTTTCGGATCGATGAAGCTGTAAGTGATCGCTTCCTGATAACCACGAGCCACCAGCAGGCGGCGCAGTTCAGGCAGATCGCTACGGGCTTCAGCCTTGGCTTGCGGTGCCAGGCGGGCTTGTGGGTAACGAACCGGCAGACGGTTGTAACCGTACAAACGGGCCAGCTCTTCGATCAGGTCCACTTCCAGGCTGATATCGAAGCGATGGCTTGGCACTTCTACGCGCCACTGCCCTGCCCCGTCAGCCGAAACGGCCAGGCCCAAAGCATTGAGCAGACGCTCGACTTCCACCGGGTCCATTTCCATGCCCAGCATCTGGGTGATGCGTTGCGCACGCAGGGTCACCGGCGCGATTTTCGGCAGGTGCTGCTCGCTGACGGTTTCGGTGATCGGGCCGGCTTCGCCGCCAGTGATTTCCAGCAGCAGGCCAGTGGCACGCTCCATGGCTTCACGGGCCAGCTGCCAGTCCACGCCACGCTCATAGCGGTGCGAGGCGTCAGTGTGCAGGCCGTAAGAACGGGCCTTGCCAGCGACAGCGATCTGGTCGAAGAACGCGCTTTCGAGGAATACGTCACGAGTGGTCGCGGTGTTGACGCCGCTGTGCTCGCCACCCATCACGCCAGCA contains:
- a CDS encoding DUF5329 domain-containing protein, whose protein sequence is MRIVKTATTLTIVRQWLITVSIGLLAVAGSAQAQTTPQANQEIKGLLDFVERSECKFVRSGTEYPGPQARAHLEKKLNYLEGKNMVSSAEDFIDLAATKSSMNGKAYEVRCPAGVQPTSTWLKSELQRQRQLH
- a CDS encoding LysR substrate-binding domain-containing protein yields the protein MFELTQLRCFTTVATELNFRRAAERLNMTQPPLSRQIQLLEHHLGVELFTRTTRSVALTAAGRAFFIEAQNLLERAQQAAVTARRFAEGDIGSVNISFVGSAVYEFLPKVIAEARLKQPHVKIDLSEMNTYQQHEALRARRIDLGIVRAPLLEPGYATECLVREPFVLAVPSNHRLASADTVSVQDLDAQPFLMYSHAAYPPFNELLTGMLRSARVAPEYVQWLGSSLTILALVNAGMGLALVPRCATSVVFKNVVFRDIDLGEGVQSELHLIWRENNDNPAFAMLLEGIRRAVREGWGV
- the ihfA gene encoding integration host factor subunit alpha, which gives rise to MGALTKAEMAERLYEELGLNKREAKELVELFFEEIRHALEDNEQVKLSGFGNFDLRDKRQRPGRNPKTGEEIPITARRVVTFRPGQKLKARVEAYAGTKS
- a CDS encoding SGNH/GDSL hydrolase family protein, which encodes MNRLWAKALFAGMLFSLSAASFAGQESELYSNLDAGKAQTVVAYGTSLTASGAWVQQLGDDLNQRYPGRATVINSGKGSMWSGWGVENLESRVISKSPDTVFIEFAINDAFLPHKTTVEQARKNLELMIDRIKAAKSSTEIILMVTNPVIGGSGVERPKLRDYFQMYRDVAQARGLRLIDNYPRWEAVLKSSPDLFNQYVADGLHPNADGYRAVVTPSLIENLSGASPN
- the pheT gene encoding phenylalanine--tRNA ligase subunit beta, coding for MKFSEQWLRGWVSPQVSRDELVARLSMAGLEVDSVTLAAGEFTGVVVGEVLSTEQHPDADKLRVCQVSNGSETFQVVCGAPNVRPGLKIPFAMIGAELPGDFKIKKAKLRGVESNGMLCSQAELQVGEGNDGLMELPADAPVGQDIREYLSLDDASIEVDLTPNRGDCLSLAGLAREVGALYATEVTRPMVAVVPAVHDEVRSIEVLAPAACPRYLGRVIRNVDLSKPTPLWMVERLRRGDVRSIDAAVDITNYVMLELGQPLHAFDLAEINGGIRVRMAEEGEKLVLLDGQEVSLRSDTLVIADHTRALAIAGVMGGEHSGVNTATTRDVFLESAFFDQIAVAGKARSYGLHTDASHRYERGVDWQLAREAMERATGLLLEITGGEAGPITETVSEQHLPKIAPVTLRAQRITQMLGMEMDPVEVERLLNALGLAVSADGAGQWRVEVPSHRFDISLEVDLIEELARLYGYNRLPVRYPQARLAPQAKAEARSDLPELRRLLVARGYQEAITYSFIDPKQFELFNPGVEPLLLANPISNDMAAMRSSLWPGLVKALQHNLNRQQDRVRLFESGLRFVGQLEGLKQEPMLAGVVCGSRLPEGWAQGRDVVDFFDVKADVEAVLGFAGALDSFTFVPGKHPALHPGQTARIEREGRLVGYVGAIHPELSKTLGLDRPVFVFELVLAEVALGKMPKFQELSRFPEVRRDLALIAEKDVAASAVLDVIRENAGEWLTDLRLFDVYQGKGIDPDRKSLAVGLTWQHPSRTLNDDEVNNTTQNILTSLEQRLNATLRK
- a CDS encoding MerR family transcriptional regulator: MLEPSHNDELPVIPGKRYFTIGEVSELCAVKPHVLRYWEQEFPQLNPVKRRGNRRYYQRQDVLMIRQIRALLYDQGFTIGGARLRLSGDEAKDDTTQYKQMIRQMIAELEDVLVVLKK
- a CDS encoding MFS transporter yields the protein MKTLQSSPEPTVLARAAAKVKRHVLPLFVVMFIVNYIDRVNIGFVRSHLETDLGIGAAAYGLGAGLFFVGYALFEVPSNMLLQRYGARVWLTRIMFTWGAAAMAMAFVKGETSFYVLRFILGAAEAGFFPGIIYYFTQWLPASERGKTMAVFLSGSAIASVISGPVSGALLNVNGLNLHGWQWMFLIEGFASIVLCGFVWFWLQSHPREAKWLSDEERGALITAIAEEQQAREAVKGVKPSMFKLLADRQIALFCFIYFSIALTIYGATFWLPSMIKKMGSLGDFQVGLFNSVPWIISIVAMYGFAAMASKWKFQQAWVALTLVIAAFGMFMSTTGGPIFAFVAICFAAIGFKAASALFWPIPQSYLDARIAAAVIALINSIGNLGGFVAPTAFGFLEQSTGSIEGGLYGLAATSLVAAVVIFFARTTPKSSTQTATKAVVPSHAATR